One region of Juglans microcarpa x Juglans regia isolate MS1-56 chromosome 7S, Jm3101_v1.0, whole genome shotgun sequence genomic DNA includes:
- the LOC121241664 gene encoding UDP-xylose transporter 1-like, which yields MGEMSTLQFGVIGALFLSVASSVSIVICNKALMSNLGFPFATTLTSWHLMVTFCTLHAAQRLNFFESKSTDTRTVILFGLLNGVSIGLLNLSLGFNSIGFYQMTKLAIIPFTVLLETIFLKKQFSQKIKFSLFLLLIGVGIASVTDLQLNLVGTIISLLAIITTCVGQILTNTIQKRLNVSSTQLLYQSAPFQAAILFVSGPVVDQFLTKQSVFAHKYSPLVLLFIALSCLIAVAVNFSTFLVIGKTSPVTYQVLGHLKTCLVLGFGYTLLHDPFTERNIIGILIAVWGMGLYSYFCTQESKKKQLADASMVSQIKDKDTTPLLSGKSMGHQDKESQETKISTKDSAV from the exons ATGGGAGAAATGTCGACCCTCCAGTTTGGGGTTATTGGCGCGCTGTTCCTTTCAGTGGCATCATCCGTCTCCATTGTCATCTGCAACAAAGCTTTGATGAGTAATCTTGGCTTCCCTTTCG CTACTACGCTCACTAGTTGGCATCTCATGGTGACATTCTGCACACTACATGCGGCGCAACGCTTGAATTTTTTCGAGTCGAAGTCAACTGACACAAGGACTGTAATACTCTTTGGCCTTCTAaatggggtttcaattggactTCTCAACTTGAGTCTTGGTTTCAACTCCATTGGATTTTATCAG ATGACAAAACTTGCAATCATACCTTTCACTGTATTATTGGAAactattttcttgaaaaagcaATTCAG CCAGAAGATAAagttctctctcttcctcttacTGATAGGAGTAGGGATTGCCTCTGTGACCGATCTTCAGCTCAATTTAGTGGGGACGATTATCTCTCTTTTAGCCATCATAACAACCTGTGTTGGGCAAATT CTGACAAACACAATACAAAAGAGGCTGAATGTCTCTTCAACTCAGCTGCTCTACCAGTCAGCTCCATTTCAGGCAGCCATTCTCTTTGTCTCTGGCCCTGTGGTTGATCAGTTCCTCACCAAGCAAAGTGTCTTTGCCCACAAATATTCTCCTCTAGTTTTG TTATTCATTGCTCTTTCGTGCCTCATAGCCGTAGCTGTGAACTTCAGCACCTTTCTGGTTATTGGCAAGACTTCCCCGGTTACATACCAAGTGCTAGGCCACCTAAAGACATGCCTTGTTCTTGGCTTTGGGTATACACTACTCCATGACCCGTTCACAGAAAGGAACATCATCGGAATCTTAATTGCAGTTTGGGGCATGGgattatattcatatttttgcaCCCAGGAGAGTAAAAAGAAACAATTAGCTGATGCTTCAATGGTGTCGCAG ATTAAAGATAAGGATACAACACCACTTTTGTCTGGAAAGAGCATGGGTCACCAAGATAAGGAAAGTCAAGAGACTAAGATATCAACCAAGGACTCTGCTGTTTAA